ACCGTTCGATAAAATCTTTGGTTTTTCGCAACAATATAAAGATTACACGAATGAAGTGTATTATACGACGAACTTAGATTGGGATGAACAGGTTATTACTGCGATTGATCATTACGATTATTTTGTGCAAGTATCCGCTTCACAAAATTCAATGCACCGACGCTTTGAATTAGCAAACAATATGCAGCTCCGTTTACAAAAAGACCAGCTCGTGTTAGAGAAAGACGAGCAAGAGCTTTTAGCATGGCCGTTGGAGGAACTAGACACCCTCTTTACAGGTGATCACAGCGAGTTAACTTTAGAAGATGCTACAATCACCACAGAAAACGACCGCGCGAAGCTTAAAATCATCGTTCAAAATGCTCAATCCTATGGCAATCAACGCTATGCGGAGTTGTATGTTTTTGTGCAGGTGAAGGAATAAGGAAGCGAAATTATTCATTATAAAAACGGTGGTAGCTAAAGGATTTCCCTTCAGCCGCCACCGTTTTTTAGTATTGTATGTTATTTGTAGCTCTTAGTTATTTATTGCCTAATTGTATTAGGTCAAAATTACAGGTTTTACGCCTCGTACTTTTGCCTTATCGTTATTTCGTGAAATCTGTTACGACATAAGTGCCTTTTGTTTCGAAACGGGACATTTTGTCGAAGATTGTTGGTACTTCTGATAGTGAGATTTCGGCTGTTACCATTTTACCAGGTTGTAAACGCCCTTGCTCAACTAAGCTTAGGAGGCGAGGAAAACCACTGATTGGCATACCTAAAGTACCAATGAATTGCGCTTCCTTCATAACGATCAAGTCTGTTGGAATTACCATTGTACCGCTGCCATCAGCGCGTACTACACCGATTTGAAGGTGTTTCCCCTTTTTCTTCAACGCTTGTAATGAGTTTACAGCAGTTGTTTGGTTACCTAATGCATCAACAGAAATATCTACGCCTCCACCTGTTAAATCTGCAATTTGTTCGATTAAGTTTTCTTCTTTTCCGTTGATTACATACTTTGCTCCCATTTGACGGGCAAGCTCAAGGTTATCTTCGTTAATATCAACGGCGATTACTGTTGCACCAACGTTCGAAGCGATATTGATAGCACTTAAGCCAATCCCGCCGCACCCAAATACGGCTACTTTATCGCCTGTTTTTACCTCAGCGCGGTCGATCATACCGTGGAAAGCAGTCATCATACGGCATCCTAATGCAGCGCCGTCTAAGAACGAAATCGCATCTGGTAAGTGTAATAAGTTACGATCACCGAACGGGATACTTAAATATTCTGCATAGCCACCATTGAAAGTAGCTCCTGGAACTAGGAAGCTATCGCATAGATTCGTATTTCCTTCTAAGCAATGTGGGCAAGTGCCGTCACTACCTGAAAATGGAACTAACACGCGTTCGCCAGGTTTGAAGTTTTTAACATTTTCACCCACTTCTTCTACAACACCTGTCATTTCGTGTCCACAAATTTCTGTATTTGGGGCATTTTCGCTATACCACATACTGTAGTCACTACGGCATACCCCATTTGCCATGACTTTGACAATAATGCCGTTTTCATCGATTGTTGGATCTGCGTAATTCGTGAAATCCGAAACTTTATTACCTTTAAATACTAAAGCTTTCAATCTCTTCACCCCTTCAGTTTTATTATATTTATTATAGTATTTTAGTAGTACTCAGAATTGTTCTAAAATGGATAAAAATGTTATATTATTAGGTAATTAAGCGTTTACAATTATCTTTTTAAATAAAAGGCGGTGCTAATTATTGAAGGTAGATGTTATTGAAAAATTAATATATGAAAACAGTGCGCAAAAGGTTAGTGACCTACTAGTTCAATTAGTTACAAAGCATCAATGTAGTTTTGCGGAAGTTTACCGTTATTCCCATTTCGATAATTTAGTAGAGGTCTTTCTAGAAATTAATACAGAAAAGAAAATTACGAAGCCGCTTGATCGAATTGATTCATTAATCAGCATGCCGTTATTATATATAGGAGTAAAAGAGTGTCAGCCCTTATTTGTGAATGAACGAATGCTTGCAACGAGCATTCCACCAAAATACAAGCTACCCTCTTCTACAAAATGTGTGGCAGTATTACCAATCCATAAGCGACAAGTGTTGGTCGGAATGATTTCGGTGCATTTTGATGCTGAGCTGTCCGAACAGCAGCAAATCGATTTAATCCGATTTGTTGATTATATGAGTGATCAAATTGTTGGGCAACATAAAGTCGGGCAACTACAGGGCAAGTTTACTGGAAAGGAACTAGAGACACTCCATTTTATTGCAGAAGGCTGGACAACCCTTGAGATTGCCGAGTATATGAAGGTTAGTGAGGCGACAGTGAAGCATTATATTAAAACGTTCATGCGCAAATCGAACACTTACAATCGTGCACATGCGGTCGGCTACTATATGAAGCATTTTTATTGTTAAGCATAATCGGATTATTCAGTTACAGACACATGCATGAATATTGCAATAAAAAGCCTTGTCAGGGATGGTGAAATCCTTTTCTGATAAGGCTTGACACGAAACTCATTGCTATATAAATCTTCGTTATATTTATAGGTAGGTGGTGTTATTAAGGTACTTATTACAAAACCATTTCGCCTTTTTTTAACAGAGTCGATGTAATGCTTTCCAGAAATCCACTTTTATTTTTCCAGAGATCATTCTTCTATATTTTGATGCAAAAATGATGAGTTACTTACAACTCCAGATTGTGTGTGCTTAAATTTTATTATCTATTTTTGGAGCTACTTTCGTACATAATCGGTTGACCAGTCCTATTTTTTGTACGCCTGGAGTATTTTTTTGTAGCTAAACTCCTGCAAAATAGGGGGCATTCCGTTTCTAAAGAAGAATAAAGCATAACTTTTCCATTTGGAAAAGTTATGCTTTATTTCAACATTTGTTTTTCTATATGTTTTTGTATCCTTTTAATACTTATTTTTAATTTTAATCATGGGCTTATGAATATTGACTTTGATAAATTTGGGAATTTACTTCTCCATAGCTCATATATATTTTTTTAAATAGCTTCACAATATGAAACCTCAATATTAACTTATTGAACCTTTGTATGAATATTTATTCCTAAGCGCCGTTCGATTTTTTTCTTTCGATTTTTTATCTGTAGAATCATTATATTCTTTGTATGAGGCGATATCTCATCAAATTTTTCTTGAGCACGTTTGGCATAAGTGATGAAATTCCCGAATTCTCCTCTATTAATACCTAGATCAGTATACAAACTGTAAATTTTCTTTCTATATGGCAATTTCTCTAAAGATTTTTTATCTTTTACTTTCTTGGCACTATCTATCATTTGGTACGCTTTACGATAAAATTTATAAGGACTTTTCCCTCTCATTTTCACCGAATTTCCATCAAAAACAAATCCAAGATAATCTATATGACCTGTTTTTGGATCATTTAAATTTTTAATCTTAGAGTCACTGTATATGAATAATCCAGTCTTCTCTTCTTGAACTTCAATTTTATTCTTTGAAGCTAGATTTCTTACTTCTACTTCTATTTTTTTTAAACAATCAAATGAATTCAACTGCTCTTTCTTCATTGGAATTACTAAAATAAAGTCATCTGAATATCTTCTATACAAACCTGAATATCGATCAGCTAACTGCTTCATTTCTAAATCAAATTCTATAGAATATAAGTTTGCAAAAACTGCACTAATCGCTGTCCCTTGAGGAATTCCATATTTGTTTTCATTTTTATTTGCTGGATTTTCACGTTGAAATGTCCTAAAATCTTTTAACTCATTAAAGTAACTTCTCTTACCCGTACTTTTAATTTGCTTATCAGTACCGAATTTCTCTGTTAAAAAGTTTTTTTCATAATAGCCGTATTTAGTAATGGATTTATAGACATTAAACCAATCATTACTCAGTTTCTCCGCTTCTAACACTCTTATTAAGTTTTTCTTTAATAACTTATGATCAATTTTATCGAAAAAACTAGTAAAATCCCCCACTAAAATATAGGCTTCCTTTAAATTGACTATATTACTTATAATTTCAGCAGCAAAATCAATATTAGATTTTCCATCCTTTTTATTTCGATATGCCGTTACACATTCATCAATTCCAAAATGTAAACACCAATTATTGTATTTAGTATTTAAAATTTCATCTGCATAATATTTGTAAATATAATTATCAAGATGACCTGAATACATAATGTTACGATCTTTCCTCTTAATTGGTCGATATTTCATTTCGGGATTTTTTGTTCCTATATTCTTATTAAAGGATGAAACATAGTGAATAAATGGTAAAAAGCTATGCTTTCCAATTTTATTAGAATTAGTTACATAGCTTTCAACATTTTCGATTTTTACTCTTTTATCAAAATGTAAATACCTTTTAGTTTTATATTTTTCAGGATTAAGCATTCCTACACCTCTTTTTTTGGAGCGGAAGGGACAGCAGATCTGGTATCTGTCTATCGTCCCTTCTGCAGCGCAAAGTCATAGTACTACAATATTGACCATTTTTAGATGTAGCACACCAGAATGAGATTCAACTTATCTGTTACAATGAGATTAATTGCAAAGTTAGTAGCCAGGAAGGTGATATAATGGAAATCTTTGTTCCACTGTTTCTTATTCTGCTTGATTCGTTCTTTAGCTTACTACTTGAATGTTTCAAACATTGTATACTGCTAGCGTATTAATAGCAGGCATTTTTATTATATCATTTCCCTCACAGGAATTTCCAATAAAAATTCGGAATATTCTATTCTCCCAAGTTATTTTTCAGTTTATTCTTTCCTCCTCTTAAATATCCAATCAATAAACACGTATTAATATAAAAGATTATTATTCTATACCCATTAAAAATTATCAGTTCGTATCAGAAGCTGCAATTACATTTTTCCAATTGTTTTTGTTATACTAATTTTCATTTACCAATTTATCTTTTAAACAATTACAACATTGCTTGATTTCTCTTTTTATAAAGCCTTGTACTTGTAGTTTATTACATATTTGGTTAACTTGCTGTCTCGGTTTAATATTCAATACCGACGATAGACAATCATCACAATATAAATCCTTTGTGCTATTAATGAAATTTTGAATTATTTTTATATTAGACATAAACCCTATATTCCCTTCCCTATACGAAGTAGGTGTAGGGAATTTCCCATCACCTCTACAGTAAAGTTAACTTAAATATCCAATTTTGTAATACCTGCTATTCAATGCAGATGGGACTAATTAATTTATGGCGAACTACTTTTATCACGGAACACTTAACGGTTTTTTTACTTCAATGGCTATCTAAAATACGTTCCCTTAATTGTTCTATCGATAAATATACACCCTTTTCTTTGTGATGAAGCATTGAATTGCAATTTGGGCAAACAGGTATTAAATCTTTTATTGGATCTACGATATAGCCCTGTTGTATTTGATGAAGTGTCTTTATGTGATGTACATGAATAAAATCTTTCCCTACTTCTCCGTAGGTTTTCTCAAAATCCAAATTACAAACTTGACATTGTATCCCATAATAATCGATACATTGTTTGCGAGCAAAAGGATTGCGTTCATAAACATTCACCATAACACTTTTACGCTTTCCTTCTTCTAATGTTTCAGGAACTTCATCAGGATAAAACCATCCGTTAAGTCCCTATCAAAGAATGGCATAATATAAACACGCAATACACCCGTTAATTTCATCAATCCTTGAATATCCCCCTTCAAACCTTGCTCACGTAAATGTGCTAGAGACAGTTCTGGATTATCAACTTCATCAACTAAGCGTATACGTGTCCAATCCCACTCATTGGATTGCTCAAATTTCTGTTCATCCATCCAAAACGTTTTATTATATGTAAAATCTTTAGTACGTACCAACCCTTCTATAACTTCTCTTGAAACTTATATGTATAAAATATCGCCATTTTCATAATTATAAGATCGTTTCCAGTCTAATGTATCATATCGGGTAAACGCACTCTCTATGTCATATTCATTCGGATTTGCTGGGACTAACCAAATTCTATGCGCATTTTTATGATCTCTTTCTTCGAGTTCTTTTCGACGATTTGCCGCTATTTCGTCAGGTGAAACAAATCGATATTCATCTTCTCCAACAAAGAATGGAATGTCATAAACATAGCATCGTTCAATTGGATCATAACATTTATATTTAGTTGTATTTAGATGTTCTGCAAGAAACCTTGCAACTTCTTGAATATTTGTTGCCTTAAATAAGAATGAATTATTTTTAATTATACTTATTGGACTTACCACACTATTACCTCCACCTCATATAAACACCATAATTTTACACTATTTAGGTACACTTAGTTAAAAAGTTTAAAAATTTTATAAACAATTCTCTTTATTATCCTGTTCAATCATCACAATCTTTTCTATACTGATGTAAATATATGTAATTATTGTTACTATATCAAATTCCAAGTAGTATCCTGCTAACTTGTAAAATAAATGCCTTACTAAAAGAGGTGAGAAAATGTTCGTAGCAATTGATCAAAACAGAGAAAAACAATTTGCTTTTAATGATGATAAGACCCTCTTAAAGTCGTTATCAGCTAAAAAAGAACTTTATTGTCCCCACTGCCAAAAAAGGGTTTTCTTTCGCGGGGGCTAAAGCGTATACATCACTTTTATCATGAGGCTCATGTTGATTGTAGCTTTGTTGGAGAGCCAGAAACACAAGAACATCGGGCAGGAGGACTTTCTATTCAAAATCGTGTAACGAGTGAACACATACCTGTCTATATATTTCATAGCTGCTTTACCGTATAGTAAAACAATGTATGTGGAGGCATTTTTAGATATGAAATCAGCGATCTGGTTAACAGCATATATTCAAAATTGCGATACCAACAATTGTTTTTTACACCACAATCTAATTTTCAGGTCTCACTTTCAATAGCCTGTAGTTCATTTTATTTTTTTCGAATACCTATCAACAAATCCCACATAACATTACCCAAAAAAAGATATTCATGGTAAAATTAGCATAAAAAATTGGAGGTATCTTATGAAAAAAGGATTATTAGTATTACTAAGTTTTATAATTGTATTTCCACTATTTCTTGGATTTTTTGCAGATGATGTGGAAGCAAAGAAAACTTATGTTAAA
This portion of the Solibacillus isronensis genome encodes:
- a CDS encoding zinc-binding dehydrogenase — encoded protein: MKALVFKGNKVSDFTNYADPTIDENGIIVKVMANGVCRSDYSMWYSENAPNTEICGHEMTGVVEEVGENVKNFKPGERVLVPFSGSDGTCPHCLEGNTNLCDSFLVPGATFNGGYAEYLSIPFGDRNLLHLPDAISFLDGAALGCRMMTAFHGMIDRAEVKTGDKVAVFGCGGIGLSAINIASNVGATVIAVDINEDNLELARQMGAKYVINGKEENLIEQIADLTGGGVDISVDALGNQTTAVNSLQALKKKGKHLQIGVVRADGSGTMVIPTDLIVMKEAQFIGTLGMPISGFPRLLSLVEQGRLQPGKMVTAEISLSEVPTIFDKMSRFETKGTYVVTDFTK
- a CDS encoding helix-turn-helix domain-containing protein codes for the protein MKVDVIEKLIYENSAQKVSDLLVQLVTKHQCSFAEVYRYSHFDNLVEVFLEINTEKKITKPLDRIDSLISMPLLYIGVKECQPLFVNERMLATSIPPKYKLPSSTKCVAVLPIHKRQVLVGMISVHFDAELSEQQQIDLIRFVDYMSDQIVGQHKVGQLQGKFTGKELETLHFIAEGWTTLEIAEYMKVSEATVKHYIKTFMRKSNTYNRAHAVGYYMKHFYC
- a CDS encoding reverse transcriptase domain-containing protein — its product is MLNPEKYKTKRYLHFDKRVKIENVESYVTNSNKIGKHSFLPFIHYVSSFNKNIGTKNPEMKYRPIKRKDRNIMYSGHLDNYIYKYYADEILNTKYNNWCLHFGIDECVTAYRNKKDGKSNIDFAAEIISNIVNLKEAYILVGDFTSFFDKIDHKLLKKNLIRVLEAEKLSNDWFNVYKSITKYGYYEKNFLTEKFGTDKQIKSTGKRSYFNELKDFRTFQRENPANKNENKYGIPQGTAISAVFANLYSIEFDLEMKQLADRYSGLYRRYSDDFILVIPMKKEQLNSFDCLKKIEVEVRNLASKNKIEVQEEKTGLFIYSDSKIKNLNDPKTGHIDYLGFVFDGNSVKMRGKSPYKFYRKAYQMIDSAKKVKDKKSLEKLPYRKKIYSLYTDLGINRGEFGNFITYAKRAQEKFDEISPHTKNIMILQIKNRKKKIERRLGINIHTKVQ
- a CDS encoding HNH endonuclease codes for the protein MVNVYERNPFARKQCIDYYGIQCQVCNLDFEKTYGEVGKDFIHVHHIKTLHQIQQGYIVDPIKDLIPVCPNCNSMLHHKEKGVYLSIEQLRERILDSH
- a CDS encoding competence protein CoiA family protein, whose protein sequence is MSPLPKKGFLSRGLKRIHHFYHEAHVDCSFVGEPETQEHRAGGLSIQNRVTSEHIPVYIFHSCFTV